TATAGTGGAcaggagaagggggagagagacgaGGGAAAGCCGTGTGCCGTTGCGGGGCATAATCGCATTCCCAACCCACAACCTGAAGTTGGTTGAAAGGTTCTTGTGTTTAATTACCATCGGCTTGCTTTTTTGCGAATCTTCGTCAAGGAATGGACACTGGATTTAAATACGACTGGATTCTACCGAAATTGTCTAGTTTTCAATAAGGCAATGCTCGAGAGAGATTGTGGTCAAAGAAGACCACAGTGTTTTGCCGGACTTGCTGCTGACGTCTTCCCAATTCTCGTCGGTCTCATCTATCCAATTGGGGGTATCCTGACTTTGTCAAAGACATCCATGATGTCCGACATGTCGAACTTGGATGTCGAATTCAGACTAGTAAAAGACGTCGACAAGCATCACTCGAATCTACTTTGTGCCGCACTTATTGAGTCCAAAGCTTTGAAATTCGCGAATGCAGACGGCGAATGAGCGCAGAAGTACGTGACCGTAGCGTTCTGTAGCTTGATTTCGAGGCTCGGTAACAACATGCATAGAAACCACTGAGTACCCAAGGGCGAGAAGGTCCCTCTGGTGAGGTTGACAGCACCGGGCTGCCAAATTGTCTAGACAGTGAAACCAGCAGTTCGGCTGCCCCAGTTGCTCAAGCAGCTCAATACTGCTTCCGCTCTCAAGCTTCTACCTTGCGGTTTCGGCCATGAGCCGATGACTTATGGAAGCGCAAATAACCGGGAACAGTTTTGCAAGCGACCGTTTGGTCAGATTCAACCATGCTGAAGCAGCTCCAGGGAAACCGTAAAACTGGATCTGTACAGCACCGTCACATAGACAGTATACCGTCATAGACGCTGGGTTGAGCTGTAGGGATGTTCGCGTCATCGCTTGAGCGGCGAAATGAGCTTCAGAAGCGGACAAGATTGAGGCTCCCAGATCCTGTTCACGGTCTCGAGCCTCGCAGGGAGGAAAAGTGTGCCGCATTCTGGTTCATAAGGTCAGAGAGTCCAAGAAAGCCCTCCAACATTAGGAGGCAGCTTTGATGCTGCCAATCGAGTCGACAGTCTCACGAGATCTACTGGAAGGTCCGTGACTGCGTGAGCCAGTTCTCCCTCATGTGATTTCTGACCCGAGTCTTATACCGCCGTCGTCTCATAACATCTGCCGCCATGCCAGAAAATATCGAAGCTAGCTCGTGATCTGAATTGCCCGTCTTTGGAAAGCTTCAGCTGAAGCCCGTTCTAAAAGTAGTATAAACGTAGTTGCAGGAAGATGATGCTCGTCAATTGGCCGATCTGCGTTAAAAATCAGATGTGAGTGGGTTGATTTACGGTAGCATGTGCCTGTTGTTTCCGATATAATCAACCCAAAGCTGTCAGACAgtcacatacgaccatacccattggaaaactcgggatcccgtccgctctcccatagataagctAATGAGGGGAGGCTCATCTAGAAGAGCAGGATCCCTACTGACTCAGCACGCCAAACGGTGCTAGCCGCTCCGCTGCCGTACGTTTCGCCGTCTATAACTACTTTAATTCGCCTACAGCCCTAACAAAACCGTCCTTCTCTTgcgcccctcctccttcttcccttAACTTTTTAGTGTTAACTTATTGCTATTTGTAATGTTACCCCTAGTCTACTTATTATGCTTAATGTCCTATAAGGCGTAGCTACACGTAGAGGGGGCTGTCTATTAGGTCTCCTCTAGGTCTCTGTGCTGCCCCCTACCCCCCCTTTCTTACTCTAAGACTGCTTATCCTTACTTTCCTATAAAAGGTTTATAAAGGTAGCTAGATAATATTTACCTTTAGTCTTCTAATCTTACTGTTCTCCTCTATCCTTAATAGGTAGGCTTTTTACTTCTGTGTTATTTTTATTGGGCCTCTGGCCTCGTATCGTGTTTTTTCAGAGCTtctgccgacgacgactttcACTTCAACCGGCCGGCCTGCCGATCCACCGGCGAACAACAACATCCGTTGCACGACTTCAACTTTCAGACAAAGTTGGATTAATACTCTAGTCACGTCAGCAGTCAACGGGCATGCGACTTTCAAATCGAAAACAAGGCTTGATTATCTGGCACTTTGGAGCCCAAGAAGATTCCCCCCTCTACACCTAACAATCGCAGGACCCTTGCCAAAACTCCTCGCAGCCCAGCCAATTCGTCCGTCAAAGAAAACAACCCAGCCATTCCACCCAGAAGACCCCCAGCAATCCAGCTGATTCTCGTGATATCGAGATTGGCACAGGTCAGAAGTGCTACTCCGCTCGGAGGTAGTCTACAGAAAGAGCTTCGCCCCTGCCGCCATAACATAGAGTTAAGGTCTgcgccaacaacaacaacgacaatATTGACTCAACGCCGCAGCTGCGCATGGCAAGCGCCCGACTGTATAGCCATGATGGGAAAGACTCATCTCGGTCTAATGCTAATACTATCTTAACGCAGTGTTTTTCCGGCCCCACAGTTGTTAAGTTAAGTCTCGCAACTTGTAACCGCCAATTGGGTTGACTGTGTTGGTTGAAGACTCAAGGTTGACCATGCCAAGTCGCAGAGCGAGACCCTCGATGCTACGCTGGCGGTGGTCCGTGCCTCAGCTCATGTTGGACCAACACGAACTTCACCCATGTAAGTTCCTAGGACCCTGGCCATCATGTCGGTTCAACTTTGGGCCAACGCCGTATCCGTACCTGAGCATGATCACGGACATGAGTTACCAATACGGCACGGAGAAATGAGCCGATTACAGACCCGGCCCGGCGCCGCTCTGCTATTACGTTGATTTACTACCTTGGTTGCGCGCGGCGTAGTGCCCGCCCACCAAGCATCATGTGTCAGTGTAGGGTAATCGCGTTGGAAGTTGGAGCTTGTGGCCGGTGGGCCCATGTATTGCATTGCAATACAGTGCGGTGTTGGACTAACCTGGCTCTCACCTTCCTTTATGAGTAATGTTGCTGGGGTAGGTAACCGTAGGTTCTATGCAGAGTGATGGGTCTTCTCAGTCTCTCCACTCTTGGGCAACGTTTTATAAGTTCCATTACGGCTGACTGTGTGACGTGACGGCTGCCTTCCAGTCATCTTGCTGCAACATGGCGGCTATCGTCTTTGCGTGGCCGGTTGGCTGGTTCTTCTCGTCCGCCTTGTTCTTTTTCCTCGGCCTGCGACATGAATCAAGACGACCAAGGACGATTCTGGCCGCCCTGCACGTACTTGCAGTTGCTGCGAGCCTGGGAGCCAATGGCGAGGCCTTGCGCGAGCTGCCCCTGCTTGCTGTGCCTTTTGTCATCGGTTGCATGTCGTCACATTCTCGGCTTACACGCCGCCTCTGCCCAAGGCGCTTCGCGCTCTGTGGGTCTTCTTGCTTTCTGCGGCTGGACACGCGCTGGTGAACTGGGTCATGTATCGCAGGGCGCATGCAGCATCCGAGTTGTGTTTTTTCGTCCTGAATTGGGCCCTGTGCTTGTGCGAACATGTTCTTGGCGTGGATGGCGGGAGGATGCCCGGCAGGCTCGCCAGCAagcccccgtcgacggctgGGCGAATTGCCGGTCTCTTTTTCGTATGGCTGTTCTTTTGTACCGTACCGGCGTGGCAGTATCCTGGAGTTTATGATAGGTCCTGATGTGGGCTTCATGGGGTCTCTTTCCTAGCTATCCTAGGCAGGTTCCTTGCTTGCACAATATTATCATTGCTGTTCTGGCACATGATCTATGGCGGGTGCTACTCTGTCGTGTTAATCTCATCGTTTCCTATGACTACCCCGCTCCATTATTTTTATCCAacccaccaacaccaaggAGGGCTGTATCCGTAATTCTCCTCTTTCCCTTTATTTACTTTCACTTCCGAGAGTGCACACTCCTGTGAAGCCACTAGAGCTGCACATATCAATCGAGTGCAGAATTCTCGGATCTCCCGACAGCACCATGACCGAACCCCGTGATTCGACCGAGACGTCTCTGCCACCCTACGACGCGATATCGCAGCCGTATCAGGAGGTGTGCCCCCCCACGACCCTCGTCATAGTAGGCCAGTCGATCCACGCTCTGACGGCAGATTCGCCGGTACTGTATCATCTCAGTCTCGGTATTTCAGGCCTTTCGGATATCACCACGGAGGTAGAGCTCTCGCGCGTTGAGCCGAAGCAAGATGGCTCGGGACGCCAACGCCATATATATGACTTGCGATATATGCGCTCGGGACCTGGTGGCTACGTGAAGCTGCCGTCCGACTCGCCTCACTACTTTATCGAGCGTGCAAGCCGTCGCGTCCCGGGTCTTCAGGATCTGGGCCTCAAGAAGAGCCGCTTGCCGGGAAAGACATGTACGACTGTTCTGCCCGTTGATATAAGAGGCAAGACCAGCAAGTACAGCATACCCAACTTTGTCAAGGACAGCGCCCCCGTGTTCAGTATCAACAAAAATAGGTGGGCGGATGCGCAAGGGGCTCTGATTGCCTCCATGCATGATACCACCGAGCACAGCCTGGTCGTCACGGCGGCCCTGCCGCGCGCCCAGTTTGACATGCTCGTAGCACTATGGTGCTGTAAGGTATGGGAGTCTGGGGTTGCCAATGCCGAAAAGGTGCACGAGGGGATCGACGGAGGTGAGTAATTCAGTTAGATATATACATTCCAACACGCCGTTTGGTCGCTGACTTGTCATCTGTGTGTTTAGTGAAGAGAAAGATGCGGCTGGCAAGGGAGTTTGGCATGAGTAGCTCAACCAGTAAGTTCCCATTCCTCGTATCTGCGCCGGCCAGGATCGGTCGATTGACATAGTGTTCAGTGGGACCCGGAGGAGCGTCTGGAGCGTTTTGAGCTGGCGTGTACGGAGTTCAGGATTCAAGACACAACCAGACTTTCTAGATACGAATACATCGTCCCTGCACTACCTAGTCATTGTTTTGAACCTTTGAAACAGTCCTTTCTTTGTGGGCCAGTGACCCCTGAAGTCGGCGGGGATAATGATATGGGCTGTCGGTTTTTGGCGCAGGGGCTTCCGAGGCCGGGACTACGGAAAGGCAAGTCCAGCGAAGGATGGGCGTGTGGTATGATTCCAAGCCGGAGGAGGTCGTCAATGCTGGCTGCATATCTTTCAACCCATCTCACCCAATCTACATGACAGACTCTAGAACCGTCGTCGCGATAACCGCGATAGACATCACGCCCCAAGAAGCCCGTAGGGAGCCAGCAGCGTTCTTGTCTTTATCACCCGTCCCGGCACTGTCGTTGTTGCTCCCACCAGACCGCGGTCTCTCGGCTACGTCGCCGGGGCCAGCAGCCCACGCGAAGCCCGACAAGACCTTCTCGGAGTAGCCCGGGGTTGACGTGCCCAtcgtgccgtcgtcgttggtcGTCGAGCCCTTGACACACCTGGCCCCGTTCCACTTCACGTCCGCCACCGCAGACCACAGGCTAGTCATATTGGTCAACGTGTCCCAGGTATAGAATAGCTTGCAGTTGGTCGCCTCATAGTGGAACTGCACGGGCgtgccgaggtcgtcgtcgggatAGACGTTTGCGGAGTTGACAGTCCAACCATCTGTGGGCATGCCAGCGAGCGGCGGGTCTGCCTCAGCGAAGGATGTTACGTCGATACCCTCGGGCGGCTTGACAGGGCCGAGGGCCGGCCAGAGCTTCTGGTAGCTGCCGAGCGCGATGACGGGGCCGCCCTTCGTGCCGCCAACCGCCTGCATGGGTGCATTAATAGGACGACCGCCCATAGCAACGAGTGGCCCCAATCACATCAGCATCTCGACACGCCTAAATACAAGGCACCCATCTGCCCCGGCCTCGAAGAGTAGCGCTCACGTCTTGCGACTCGAGCTAATGCCGTCGGTCAACCCGAGAGCATATTCGGAAACGAAAGGAACCGCCTGCGGTCATCCGGCTCGACATGACGTTTAACGCGGCTCAGGCGCTCTTCCGAAGCTGTGAACGAGCTACTGTCCCGGTCTCGGGTGTCCAGATGGCAAAGGATCCGTCCGTCACTTAGTCGTTGGTGGCTAGCGAAGGCATCGAGAGATGCTGACCCAGGAAGGTCAAAACTGATGGCACAGTTGGTGACGGTAGTGGGATCCTCTCTCGAAATAGCCATGTCAATCAATAAGCAAAATGTTCATGGATTTTATTGTCCTTACTCCCCAAGATGGAAAAAGATGCCCCTGTTCATGCCCGTCCGTCTGCGACGATGCTACGTAAAAGTACTTTTTGAAACTGATGAAACAATGCTCTGCCTGAACTtttcgtcctcttctcctACATACCGTTGGCCTTCTCTTCCAGAACGGAAACGAGACTGGGCGTCTCCTGAGGAGGAGCGGATTCAGCGGGCTTCAGGATAGGGCTGTTGGGTCTGCTCGTGACGAACTGGTGGGGAAGAAGGGTAGTTGTTAGCCATCGAGTTCTTGCTCAATAATGCCCTTCATACTCGTGCCGCTTTTGCGAATGAGACTTACATGACTCGCCGCGCTCAGCAGGGCGATGAGCGAGCTCTGTACCACATCCTCGTGAATGCCAACGCCCCAAATCGTCTGCTTGCTGCCTGTAGGCTTGCATTCAATatacgccgccgccttcacaCCTCGGCCCTCGCCGATGGCGTGCTCCTTGTAGTCGTGAACATCGAGGTCAATGCCGATTTGCTTGAGCGCGGCCACCATGCTGGAGATGGGTCCGTTTCCTCGGCCACGCAATTTGAACTCTTTGCCTTCCGCAAGGACCACGCCATCAAAGATACGGATCAAGTCCTTCGTGTCCTGGGTTTTGCCTGCGGCTGCGGGAACAGGAGACCGTGAGCGATCGGGGGTGATGCTGTAGTCAACGAGGGTAAAGTGAGGGTTTTCGCGGAGGAAGTAAGTCGTCTCGAAGAGATCGGTAATCTCGTTGGCAAGCATCTCGCGTCCAAGCTCCTCGGTGCGGCGCTGGACAACTTTGGAGAAGGCAACCTGGAGGCCGCGGGGGAGATCGAGCTGCAGCTTCGCCTGCAGAATGAATGCGGTTCCTCCCTTTCCAGACTGCGAGTTGACGCGAATGATGGCCTCGTAATTGCGACCAATATCCTGAGGATCAAGTGGCAGGTACGGCATTCCGTTCCATGGGTCCTCGCTGGACAAGCCTTTGTTCTGACGGTTCTGGAATCCTTTCTTGATTGCATCTTGATGGCTGCCAGAGAAGGCTGCACAGACGAGGCTACCGCCGTAGGGAGCGCGCTGGTGGACGGGAATTTTGGTGCAGGATTCGACCATGTCGATGACCGAGTTCAAGTCGGAGAAATCGATTTCTGGGCTCACACCCTGTGTGTAAAGGTTCAGAGCCAAGGTGACGAGATCAACATTACCGGTTCTCTCTCCGTTGCTGTAAAAGGTTTAGCATTGTCTCATGGACCGCAACGACAGGAAACTATACGAACCCGAACAGACAACCCTCTACACGGTCAGCTCCCGCCATCTGGCTCAATTCCGCCGCTGCAATACCTGTGACACGTCAGTGGCCGCACCACGGCACCAGAGTCAAATACACTAACTAGTTCCACGGTCGTTGTGAGGGTGCTGTCGATAATCGTTAGCATGGATGTGATATAAACATGAGAGGGGAAGGGTTTGACTTGCcagagacacacacacgtcCTCTCTGTCTCCAATGTTGTTGCAAAAGTGTTCGACCAAGTCGGCATACACGTTGGGTGTCGACAGCTCGACCGTGGCGGGCAAGTTGAGGATGATCTGATCGCCGGTCTTTCCATTGGGGCCCCAAGCAGCTTTCACCGCGCGGCACACCCTTAGGGCGTACTCGGGATCTGTGTCGGAGAAGCACTCGGGCGAGAATTCGAACTGCCATCGGGTTTCTGAAGCTTCAGGGTCATCCTTGGTCAGGGACCTGACGAGCTTGGTGCATTCCACGGCGAGCTCCAGGGTCTGCTCTTCCGTGTAGCCGAAGACTACCTGCCGGAAGCACTCGCTCGTAGCGAGATAGATGTGGATGATAGCGTTTTTCGCACCGCGGACCGAATCTACCGTCCTTCGGATGAGATCGGGGCGGCAGGGCGAAAGGACCTGGAGGAATACGTCGTCCGGCACGGCTCCCGGGGTTTCGATCAGGCGGCGGGTGAAGTCGAAGTCGGTCTGGGACGCAGAGGGGAAAGAGACCTCAATCTCCTTGTAGCCGAGGTCGCAAAGCATCTTAAAGTAGCGCCacttctcgtcgccgctcTGTTTGTTGACCAGTCTATGTCAGTCCCGGAATGTAGGCAGGTATGATAGCTCGAGCAAGAAGTCCAAAAACAATATCCGCGGGCATGAGGAAACGTACCATTGGATCGGGCAGACTCTGGTTGCCATCGCGAAGGCAAGAGCTTCAAGGAGGTTAGCAACGCCTCATACGCTCAGAATGTGGATCGGTCGAACATACGACAACCAACGGGGAGCTTTctcgatgaccttgtcggGCCACTGTCGGTTCGGCAGATGCGGCGGCTAGGCAAGTTAGTTGAAGAACAAAAGTCGAGAGCATGGAAGGCATAAGACTCACCTTGAACGCCTTGTACTTCTTCGACGGGTCCTTCAGGCTACAGAGCAGGACCGAGATGGTTAACCCAATACTTGACCATACAAATGCACAATCGAACTGAACAGCGTTCTCTTGGCAAGCCAAATAACTTACAACGTCATCTTGGCAGTAGGACGTCGGTCGACGTTTGCGAACGAGTCAATTGGTGCGAGATGAATTTCGTGTGTgaggacggggaggaggcgaggacggcgagggcggatTGCTTTTCCAATGCCAAAAGAGAGCACCACCGAAGATGATGCAGATGTAGAGCAGGAATTGAGGATTGAAATACTCAGCTGCAGCGGGCCGTATTATCGGAGGGAGAGTGATCAAAAAGTTTGAGTCACAGAAGCGGGGTGGCCTGGAGTTTGGAAGGTTGGAGGGGCAGCCTGCGAATGATTCAATCGCAACACTCCCTCGTAGACCAAGTAATTAATTGCCCGCGCCTCATTCGTGGATGGTTCCACTGAAATTTTCCAAGCTCCGAACGCGGACTGCTTTACTGGCTTTACGTAAGGCACTTGCACTGTCACTGCGGAGCCTGCGGGGTCGCAAACCGCATGAGGCGCGCCCTTTCCCCAAGTCCTTACCCCACACACGTGCATGCCCCTTGCTGACCATTCGCCATGAGCCGACAGTATCCGAAATCACTCCGATTATTGCTTCTCATCATCCCGATCTGCTTGCGGCATCGCATCTTTTCCGTCAGACTCCTCGGGTATACGTCAATAGTACCATAAGAACAACTGAAGGAGGTAAGGCTTGAGTCAGAATAATGATACCGGGAAGATCCGTTCAGAGATCCGGTCAAACTGAGTATGGACGCTCCACTCGTGAGTGCTAAGAAGCCTAACGGCAGAGACTGAAGAGACTTGGACTCACCGGGCCATGTTGAACTTCCTTCGGATTTCATTATCAAACATGGCTTCCAAGATTCTGCGGCTCTTTGGAAGTGCTGATAAAAGGAAAGGTTGCTGTGGCTCAACTACCTAGCAAGCCTGCCCGCAGTAGACCTGACGCAAATGTCGACCTGTCATGCGATGGTTGATCTTGTTCGCGGAGTAATAGTCTGGAATGGGCGCTTCGTTTTGGTCTCGTTGCATGTTCCCATAGG
The DNA window shown above is from Colletotrichum destructivum chromosome 2, complete sequence and carries:
- a CDS encoding Putative pyruvate carboxyltransferase, alpha-isopropylmalate/homocitrate synthase, translated to MTFLKDPSKKYKAFKPPHLPNRQWPDKVIEKAPRWLSSCLRDGNQSLPDPMSGDEKWRYFKMLCDLGYKEIEVSFPSASQTDFDFTRRLIETPGAVPDDVFLQVLSPCRPDLIRRTVDSVRGAKNAIIHIYLATSECFRQVVFGYTEEQTLELAVECTKLVRSLTKDDPEASETRWQFEFSPECFSDTDPEYALRVCRAVKAAWGPNGKTGDQIILNLPATVELSTPNVYADLVEHFCNNIGDREDVCVSLHPHNDRGTSIAAAELSQMAGADRVEGCLFGNGERTGNVDLVTLALNLYTQGVSPEIDFSDLNSVIDMVESCTKIPVHQRAPYGGSLVCAAFSGSHQDAIKKGFQNRQNKGLSSEDPWNGMPYLPLDPQDIGRNYEAIIRVNSQSGKGGTAFILQAKLQLDLPRGLQVAFSKVVQRRTEELGREMLANEITDLFETTYFLRENPHFTLVDYSITPDRSRSPVPAAAGKTQDTKDLIRIFDGVVLAEGKEFKLRGRGNGPISSMVAALKQIGIDLDVHDYKEHAIGEGRGVKAAAYIECKPTGSKQTIWGVGIHEDVVQSSLIALLSAASHFVTSRPNSPILKPAESAPPQETPSLVSVLEEKANGM